From one Caldithrix abyssi DSM 13497 genomic stretch:
- the nuoK gene encoding NADH-quinone oxidoreductase subunit NuoK: MSSVSLNTGLLIASIMFFTGFVGVMIRKNIMFMLISVEIMLNAAGLAFVFAGAHHGLADGQVMFLFILTMAAAEVAVGLALLIQIYQKFKTLNSDAASNLRG, translated from the coding sequence ATGAGTTCCGTTTCTTTAAATACAGGCTTATTGATTGCCAGCATAATGTTCTTTACAGGCTTTGTCGGCGTTATGATCCGCAAGAATATCATGTTTATGCTCATATCGGTTGAAATTATGCTGAATGCCGCCGGATTGGCGTTTGTTTTTGCCGGGGCGCACCATGGCCTGGCGGATGGGCAGGTCATGTTTCTTTTTATTTTGACCATGGCAGCCGCCGAAGTGGCTGTAGGCCTGGCGCTGCTCATTCAGATTTATCAGAAATTTAAAACACTCAATTCCGATGCTGCCAGTAATTTGAGGGGCTGA
- the nuoJ gene encoding NADH-quinone oxidoreductase subunit J → MTILFYIAALVAIVSSILVITRTNVVHALLYMVVSLLATAVMFFLIGAPFIAAMEIIIYAGAIMVLFVFVVMMLNLGRAAVEQEKRWLSTEGWYFPSVLSLILLVEVIYIIISGETLTIKGAPIDPREVGKALFSTYIIAVELAAILLMAGIIGAYHLARRKKHVVHRFLKTEGAEE, encoded by the coding sequence ATGACAATTTTGTTTTACATTGCGGCTCTGGTTGCCATTGTTTCTTCCATTCTGGTGATTACGCGAACCAATGTAGTGCACGCTCTGTTGTACATGGTTGTATCGTTGTTAGCCACCGCAGTCATGTTCTTTTTAATCGGGGCGCCGTTTATTGCGGCCATGGAAATCATCATTTACGCCGGGGCTATTATGGTGCTCTTTGTGTTTGTGGTGATGATGCTTAATCTGGGGCGTGCGGCGGTTGAACAGGAAAAAAGATGGCTTTCTACCGAAGGCTGGTATTTCCCTTCCGTGTTGAGCCTGATCCTGTTAGTTGAAGTGATTTATATTATTATTTCTGGCGAAACTTTGACCATCAAGGGCGCGCCGATTGATCCGCGGGAAGTCGGAAAAGCGCTGTTTTCAACCTACATCATCGCCGTGGAGCTGGCTGCTATTCTATTGATGGCCGGCATTATTGGGGCCTATCATCTGGCACGGCGCAAAAAACATGTTGTTCACCGCTTTTTAAAAACAGAAGGAGCCGAAGAATGA
- the nuoI gene encoding NADH-quinone oxidoreductase subunit NuoI, giving the protein MFSILRSIWLTLLHTFYRRFTVQYPEEKPKLPARYRGRIVLTRDPDGQERCVACNLCAAACPVDCIALEATEDEIGRRYPKFFRINFSRCIFCGYCEDACPTYAIQLTPDFELAEYERQNLVYEKEHLLIDGQGKYHGYNFYRVAGYTVGGKGKGEAQHEDPPIDIRDLNP; this is encoded by the coding sequence ATGTTTAGCATTTTACGAAGCATTTGGTTAACGCTACTTCATACGTTTTACAGGCGATTTACCGTGCAATATCCGGAAGAAAAACCAAAACTTCCGGCGCGATATCGCGGACGCATTGTGTTAACGCGCGATCCGGACGGCCAGGAACGCTGTGTGGCCTGCAATCTGTGCGCCGCGGCCTGCCCGGTGGACTGCATTGCCCTGGAAGCAACGGAAGACGAAATAGGACGGCGCTATCCAAAATTTTTCCGCATTAATTTTTCGCGCTGTATTTTTTGCGGCTATTGCGAGGATGCCTGTCCTACCTACGCCATCCAGTTGACGCCGGATTTTGAACTGGCTGAATACGAGCGGCAAAACCTGGTTTACGAAAAAGAGCATCTGCTCATTGACGGACAGGGCAAATATCATGGCTACAATTTTTACCGCGTGGCCGGCTATACGGTTGGCGGAAAAGGCAAGGGCGAAGCGCAACACGAAGATCCGCCCATCGATATTCGGGATTTGAATCCTTAA
- the nuoH gene encoding NADH-quinone oxidoreductase subunit NuoH, with product MNETLFYLLLIVGVLGVMLTIAALLIWYERRMLALWQDRYGPNRVGPFGLMQVLADMVKIFFKEDWIAPFADKWVFIIAPTFVMIAVLLGFAVVPFGPGLVVSDMNIGLLFFLAMSSLGAYSIFLGGLSSNNKYSLIGALRGAAQVISYEVFMGLSLMGVVIMSDSFSLVKIVEAQKTVWFVIPQFIGFVIFVIAGFAESHRAPLDLPEAESELVAGFHSEYSGMKFGMFFVGEYLGITLISAMIATLFFGGWLGPSFLPPVVWFFLKTMVFITLFVLVRAALPRPRYDQLMALGWKVLLPLSLLNVLATGALKLYFGS from the coding sequence ATGAATGAGACGCTGTTTTATCTGTTGTTAATCGTTGGCGTTCTGGGCGTAATGCTGACCATTGCCGCCCTGTTGATCTGGTACGAACGACGCATGCTGGCTTTGTGGCAGGATCGTTACGGCCCGAACCGCGTGGGCCCCTTTGGCCTGATGCAGGTGCTGGCCGACATGGTAAAGATCTTTTTTAAGGAAGACTGGATCGCGCCGTTTGCCGATAAATGGGTTTTTATCATTGCCCCGACTTTTGTGATGATTGCCGTATTGTTGGGGTTTGCGGTTGTGCCCTTTGGCCCCGGACTGGTCGTTTCGGATATGAATATCGGTCTGCTCTTCTTTTTGGCCATGTCTTCGCTGGGCGCTTACAGCATTTTTCTGGGCGGATTGTCGTCCAATAACAAATATTCGTTGATTGGCGCATTGCGCGGCGCGGCGCAGGTCATATCTTACGAAGTTTTTATGGGCCTTTCTTTAATGGGCGTGGTTATCATGAGCGACTCTTTTAGTCTGGTAAAAATAGTAGAAGCGCAAAAAACGGTCTGGTTTGTGATTCCGCAGTTTATTGGTTTTGTCATTTTTGTGATTGCCGGATTTGCAGAATCGCATCGCGCGCCACTGGATTTACCGGAAGCGGAAAGCGAGCTGGTGGCCGGTTTTCATTCGGAATATTCCGGCATGAAATTCGGCATGTTCTTTGTCGGCGAATACCTGGGTATTACGCTAATTTCGGCCATGATCGCCACCCTCTTTTTCGGCGGATGGCTTGGGCCCTCATTTTTGCCGCCGGTGGTCTGGTTCTTTCTTAAAACGATGGTCTTTATCACCTTGTTTGTGCTGGTCAGAGCCGCTCTGCCAAGGCCGCGCTACGACCAGTTGATGGCCCTGGGCTGGAAAGTTCTGCTGCCATTGTCTCTCTTAAACGTTCTGGCAACAGGCGCACTGAAGTTGTATTTTGGATCTTAA
- the nuoG gene encoding NADH-quinone oxidoreductase subunit NuoG: MVKINIDGKVYEVEPKNNLLQTVLSLGLDLPYFCWHPAMGSVGSCRQCAVKKYADENDQKGRIVMACMEPVVDGMRISLNDPEVKKFRENIIELLMTNHPHDCPVCDEGGECHLQDMTLMSGHNYRRYEFNKRTHNNQYLGPFINHEMNRCIACYRCVRFYREYAGGRDFNVFASRNRVFFGRYEDGVLENEFSGNLVEVCPTGVFSDKTYKKHYTRKWDLTTAPSICHNCSLGCNIIASERYGTVRRITSRYNGQVNGYFICDRGRFGYEYVNSDKRIKQPLRRGQASGELEAVDISTAFEFVKKIVNKKGRLLGIGSPKASLESNYALQKLVGKENFFAGVSQTEHRVTRKAISIMQNGPFNVPSLRETEKADVVLVLGEDVTNTAPLLALSLRQAARVRPMELPISMNIPTWHELAAMEIIQDELGPFFVLTPAETKLDDLATATYRNAPDSIARLGFAIAHEIDPSAPGVDDLSEEEAKLAKQIARELLNAKKPLIVSGVSLMNEKILEAAANIGRAINEKQKTADLFFALPEANSFGLAMLEEKALDDALQAVEAGKYDALFVLENDLYRRMEKERVDNLLSAAEKVVVLHYLPNETTQKAHLVVPVGPFTESDGTLINNEGRAQRFFQVFNPEQTIKESWRWLAGFMEDNGLIAEDELNNLDDVINALTAEYPQLQAVKEAAPDSRFRINGQKIPRQSHRFSGRTAINAHVDVSEPKPPQDEDSPLSFTMEGYQGPAPSAALSRFWYPGWNSNQAVNKFQVEVGGGLHGGDPGVRIFKAQLTNKTEYFKDVPAAFKAEKDQWLAVPIYLFYGSDELSRLTPGVEEVIPSPFILLNEKDAEALKSSRVKIHILNRTVELEVKTSPTFLQGMAGIPIGMPEIGFVNLPIMAKITG, from the coding sequence TGCCGACGAAAACGACCAGAAAGGCCGCATCGTCATGGCCTGCATGGAGCCGGTTGTGGACGGCATGCGCATTTCGTTAAATGATCCGGAAGTAAAAAAATTCCGGGAAAACATCATTGAATTGTTGATGACCAACCATCCCCACGATTGCCCGGTGTGCGACGAGGGCGGCGAGTGTCATTTGCAGGACATGACCTTAATGTCCGGGCACAACTACCGCCGTTATGAATTCAACAAACGCACGCACAACAATCAGTATCTCGGCCCATTCATTAATCACGAAATGAATCGTTGCATTGCCTGCTACCGCTGTGTCCGTTTTTACAGAGAGTACGCCGGCGGTCGGGATTTTAATGTTTTTGCCTCGCGTAACCGTGTCTTTTTTGGCCGTTACGAAGACGGCGTGCTGGAAAATGAATTTAGCGGCAACCTGGTTGAAGTGTGCCCCACCGGCGTGTTTTCCGACAAAACTTACAAAAAACATTACACGCGTAAATGGGATTTAACCACAGCGCCTTCCATCTGTCACAATTGCAGCCTGGGCTGCAACATCATTGCCAGTGAACGCTACGGAACCGTGCGGCGCATTACCAGCCGCTACAACGGACAGGTGAACGGTTATTTCATTTGCGATCGGGGACGCTTTGGATACGAATACGTGAACAGCGACAAACGCATCAAACAACCCCTGCGCCGCGGCCAGGCTTCCGGCGAACTGGAAGCGGTTGATATTTCCACGGCGTTTGAATTCGTCAAAAAGATTGTAAATAAAAAAGGCCGTTTGCTGGGCATCGGTTCGCCAAAGGCTTCGCTGGAATCCAACTACGCCCTGCAAAAGCTGGTCGGTAAAGAAAACTTTTTTGCCGGTGTTTCGCAGACGGAACATCGCGTAACGCGCAAGGCCATAAGCATCATGCAGAACGGCCCGTTTAATGTACCTTCGCTGCGCGAAACGGAAAAGGCCGACGTGGTGCTGGTGCTTGGCGAAGACGTTACCAACACCGCGCCCCTGCTGGCTCTCAGTTTACGACAGGCGGCGCGCGTGCGGCCCATGGAACTGCCCATCAGCATGAATATTCCCACATGGCACGAGCTGGCCGCCATGGAAATTATTCAGGATGAACTGGGGCCTTTCTTTGTTTTAACGCCTGCAGAGACCAAACTGGACGATTTGGCAACAGCCACCTACCGCAATGCGCCGGACAGCATTGCCCGGCTTGGCTTTGCCATTGCCCACGAAATTGATCCTTCGGCGCCGGGCGTTGACGATTTAAGCGAAGAAGAGGCAAAACTGGCCAAACAAATTGCGCGAGAATTGCTAAACGCTAAAAAACCGCTCATCGTCAGCGGCGTTTCTTTGATGAATGAAAAAATTCTTGAAGCCGCGGCCAATATTGGGCGCGCTATTAATGAAAAGCAAAAAACGGCAGACCTGTTCTTTGCCCTACCCGAGGCCAATAGTTTTGGGCTGGCCATGTTAGAAGAAAAAGCGCTGGATGACGCGCTGCAAGCGGTGGAGGCCGGAAAATACGATGCGCTATTTGTTCTGGAAAATGACCTGTACCGTCGCATGGAAAAAGAACGGGTTGATAACTTGCTGAGCGCCGCAGAAAAAGTGGTTGTTCTGCATTATCTACCAAACGAAACAACGCAAAAAGCGCACCTGGTGGTTCCGGTCGGGCCGTTTACCGAAAGCGACGGCACGCTGATCAACAACGAAGGCCGGGCGCAACGCTTCTTTCAGGTGTTTAACCCTGAGCAAACCATTAAAGAAAGCTGGCGCTGGCTGGCCGGCTTTATGGAAGACAACGGCCTGATCGCCGAAGACGAGCTGAATAACCTGGATGATGTGATCAACGCCCTGACGGCAGAGTATCCGCAATTGCAGGCCGTTAAAGAAGCAGCGCCGGATAGCCGTTTTCGCATCAACGGACAAAAGATCCCGCGTCAGTCGCACCGTTTTTCCGGTCGGACGGCCATTAACGCCCATGTTGACGTCAGCGAACCCAAACCTCCGCAAGACGAAGATTCTCCGCTGTCGTTCACCATGGAAGGTTACCAGGGCCCGGCTCCTTCTGCCGCTCTTTCCCGTTTCTGGTATCCGGGGTGGAACTCCAATCAGGCGGTGAACAAATTTCAAGTCGAAGTCGGCGGTGGGTTGCATGGCGGCGATCCGGGCGTCCGTATTTTTAAAGCTCAGCTAACAAACAAAACGGAATATTTTAAAGACGTTCCGGCGGCTTTTAAAGCAGAAAAAGACCAGTGGCTGGCCGTTCCTATTTACCTTTTTTATGGCAGCGATGAGTTGAGCCGCCTGACGCCGGGCGTGGAAGAAGTAATTCCGTCGCCTTTTATTTTGCTCAATGAAAAAGACGCCGAAGCGCTGAAAAGTTCCAGAGTAAAAATCCATATTTTGAACAGGACGGTTGAACTTGAGGTGAAAACCAGTCCGACTTTTCTGCAAGGTATGGCCGGCATCCCCATCGGAATGCCGGAAATCGGATTTGTGAATTTACCAATCATGGCAAAAATCACAGGATGA